From one Nocardioides sp. Kera G14 genomic stretch:
- a CDS encoding DAK2 domain-containing protein, with translation MQTVSLATIIRFADLATESLTAAREEIDALNVFPVPDGDTGTNMLLTMSAARDALRAAAPDEEGGHDPGALDAFCRGALLGARGNSGVILAEMLGALIVRLADQGDDEPLSDCVAAAFVAAADASYAAVGTPVEGTILTVCRAASDAAVREAKETDSVEAVLAASAEAARVALAETPELLPRLKDAGVVDAGGRGLVLILEAAEAALTGTIRRSAASPGTKPERKQEKKKRQRKPRRVPGDDLTPDGPAYEVMYLLEADELDVATLRHRLAPLGDSLVLTGREGLWNVHVHVDDVGAAIEAGIDAGRPHRIRVTHFAADQHRETPRQKRSGRAVIAVAAGKGLDRLFRDAGAHVVRSTIARRPSVGQLLKAIERTGAAEVVVLPNDGDSLRVAQIAAATADADHGIRVEVIPSHAQVQGLAALAVHDPERAFDRDVLEMTAAASHTRHGAVTIAAKRAITSGGTCEKGDALGAIDGDFTVIGERLDEVATKVLHRLLGAGGELVTLVAGADKTDAQLATATASWLETHHPTVDVSVLVGGQARYPLLIGVE, from the coding sequence GTGCAGACCGTCAGCCTCGCCACCATCATCCGCTTCGCGGACCTGGCGACCGAATCGCTGACGGCGGCCCGGGAGGAGATCGACGCACTCAACGTCTTCCCCGTGCCCGACGGGGACACCGGCACCAACATGCTGCTCACGATGTCGGCCGCGCGCGACGCCCTGCGCGCCGCGGCCCCCGACGAGGAAGGTGGTCACGACCCCGGAGCGCTCGACGCCTTCTGCCGCGGCGCGCTGCTCGGTGCACGTGGCAACTCGGGCGTGATCCTCGCCGAGATGCTCGGCGCCCTGATCGTCCGGCTCGCCGACCAGGGCGACGACGAGCCGCTGTCCGACTGCGTCGCGGCCGCCTTCGTGGCCGCCGCCGACGCGTCGTACGCCGCCGTCGGCACTCCCGTCGAGGGCACGATCCTGACCGTCTGCCGGGCCGCGAGCGACGCGGCCGTGCGCGAGGCGAAGGAGACCGACTCGGTCGAGGCGGTGCTCGCCGCCTCCGCCGAGGCCGCCCGGGTCGCCCTCGCCGAGACGCCCGAACTGCTGCCCCGCCTCAAGGACGCCGGTGTCGTCGACGCCGGCGGCCGGGGCCTCGTCCTGATCCTCGAGGCGGCCGAGGCCGCCCTGACCGGCACCATCCGTCGCTCCGCCGCCTCACCCGGGACCAAGCCGGAGCGGAAGCAGGAGAAGAAGAAGCGCCAGCGCAAGCCCCGTCGAGTGCCGGGCGACGACCTCACACCCGACGGGCCCGCGTACGAGGTGATGTACCTCCTCGAGGCCGACGAGCTCGACGTCGCCACGCTGCGCCATCGGCTCGCGCCGCTGGGGGACTCCCTCGTCCTCACTGGTCGTGAGGGCCTCTGGAACGTCCATGTCCACGTCGACGACGTCGGCGCCGCGATCGAGGCCGGCATCGACGCCGGTCGCCCCCACCGGATCCGGGTCACCCACTTCGCCGCCGACCAGCACCGCGAGACGCCGCGGCAGAAGCGGAGCGGGCGTGCGGTCATCGCGGTGGCGGCCGGCAAGGGGCTGGACCGGCTCTTCCGCGACGCCGGTGCGCACGTCGTGCGGAGCACCATCGCCAGGCGGCCGTCGGTCGGCCAGCTGCTCAAGGCGATCGAGCGGACCGGAGCGGCCGAGGTCGTCGTACTGCCGAACGACGGGGACAGCCTGCGGGTCGCCCAGATCGCGGCGGCGACCGCCGATGCCGACCACGGCATCCGGGTCGAGGTCATTCCCAGCCACGCGCAGGTGCAGGGGCTGGCCGCCCTCGCCGTGCACGACCCCGAGCGTGCCTTCGACCGGGACGTCCTCGAGATGACGGCGGCGGCCAGCCACACGCGGCACGGCGCCGTCACCATCGCGGCGAAGCGTGCGATCACGTCGGGCGGCACCTGCGAAAAGGGTGACGCCCTCGGTGCGATCGACGGTGACTTCACGGTCATCGGCGAGCGGCTCGACGAGGTGGCGACCAAGGTGCTGCACCGCCTGCTCGGCGCCGGGGGCGAGCTCGTCACGCTGGTCGCGGGCGCGGACAAGACAGACGCCCAGCTCGCCACCGCCACGGCGTCCTGGCTCGAGACGCACCACCCGACCGTGGACGTGAGCGTTCTCGTCGGGGGACAGGCGCGGTACCCGCTGCTCATCGGGGTCGAGTGA
- the rpmB gene encoding 50S ribosomal protein L28 translates to MAAVCDICAKKPGFGNNRPWSRKITKRRFDPNIQRVRAVINGTPKRLNVCTGCLKAGKVAGR, encoded by the coding sequence GTGGCTGCCGTCTGCGACATCTGCGCCAAGAAGCCGGGCTTCGGCAACAACCGGCCGTGGTCCCGCAAGATCACGAAGCGACGCTTCGACCCGAACATTCAGCGCGTCCGCGCCGTCATCAACGGCACGCCCAAGCGCCTCAACGTCTGCACCGGCTGCCTCAAGGCCGGCAAGGTCGCCGGCCGCTGA
- a CDS encoding thiamine-phosphate kinase, with translation MAPVATASGGRDGGRTLAEVGEFGLIGDLVARFPQGEHVMVGPGDDAALLRIRNGHVIVSTDLMVEGRHFRRDWGSAADIGHRAAAQNLSDLNAMGGTAHSLTVGLAAPADLPEAWVLEFADGFAEECALVGASVVGGDVTRAAEIVIAVTVMGSVTQAPVLRSGAKAGDVLALAGRQGWAAAGLAVLGRGFRSPRAVVAAYQRPEPPYAAGPVAAAAGATSMIDISDGLLAEAGHLASASGVAVNVDTGALEVPEAFQAVGMALNVDPQTFALTGGDDHALLATFPQWVPLPEGWRAIGTVSEGSGVTVDGRAWDGPTGWTHF, from the coding sequence ATGGCCCCCGTGGCAACGGCTTCTGGTGGACGTGACGGTGGACGCACGCTGGCCGAGGTCGGCGAGTTCGGGCTGATCGGCGACCTCGTCGCACGCTTCCCGCAGGGGGAGCACGTGATGGTCGGGCCGGGTGACGACGCGGCCCTGCTGCGGATCCGCAACGGGCACGTGATCGTCTCGACGGACCTGATGGTCGAGGGCCGCCACTTCCGGCGTGACTGGGGGAGTGCGGCCGACATCGGCCACCGTGCCGCCGCGCAGAACCTCTCCGACCTGAACGCCATGGGCGGCACCGCGCACTCGCTCACCGTCGGTCTCGCCGCGCCCGCGGACCTGCCCGAGGCGTGGGTGCTGGAGTTCGCCGACGGCTTCGCCGAGGAGTGTGCGCTCGTGGGCGCCTCCGTCGTCGGCGGCGACGTCACGCGGGCCGCCGAGATCGTCATCGCCGTGACCGTGATGGGCTCGGTCACCCAGGCGCCCGTGCTCCGCTCGGGCGCGAAGGCCGGTGATGTGCTGGCCCTCGCCGGGCGTCAGGGCTGGGCTGCCGCGGGGCTCGCCGTGCTCGGTCGCGGCTTCCGTTCACCTCGCGCCGTCGTCGCCGCCTACCAGCGCCCCGAGCCGCCGTACGCCGCCGGGCCGGTCGCCGCCGCGGCCGGTGCGACCTCGATGATCGACATCTCCGACGGCCTGCTGGCCGAGGCGGGGCATCTGGCCTCCGCGTCCGGTGTCGCGGTGAACGTCGACACCGGGGCCCTCGAGGTGCCCGAGGCATTCCAGGCCGTCGGCATGGCGCTCAACGTCGACCCGCAGACCTTCGCCCTCACCGGTGGCGACGACCACGCCCTGCTCGCCACCTTCCCGCAGTGGGTGCCACTGCCCGAGGGCTGGCGGGCGATCGGCACGGTGTCGGAGGGCAGCGGCGTCACCGTCGACGGCCGGGCCTGGGACGGCCCGACGGGCTGGACCCACTTCTAG
- a CDS encoding Lrp/AsnC family transcriptional regulator gives MVVQAYILIQTDVGKSEAVTTAASAMKGVTLAEGVTGPYDVIVRAEARNIDELGKMVVAKVQSIEGITRTLTCPVVHI, from the coding sequence ATGGTCGTGCAGGCCTACATCCTCATCCAGACCGACGTCGGCAAGTCCGAGGCCGTCACGACGGCAGCGTCCGCGATGAAGGGCGTCACGCTCGCCGAGGGCGTCACCGGACCGTACGACGTCATCGTCCGTGCCGAGGCGCGCAACATCGACGAGCTGGGCAAGATGGTCGTCGCCAAGGTCCAGTCCATCGAGGGCATCACCCGCACGCTGACCTGCCCCGTGGTCCACATCTGA
- a CDS encoding D-alanine--D-alanine ligase — protein sequence MPGPVAVIAGGLSHERDVSLASGRNIVRELRAAGIEVTSYDFDRNLLHHLERDKVVAAVPTLHGQFGEDGEIQTLLELIGLPYVGSESRACRVAYDKGSSRELLHRAGIPVPDSVGLSAQTFRDIGAVALMEHVMDRLGTRVVVKPTRGGSALGVTGVDGLTELPSALVGTYAYYDEALIERFYPGVNVSVVVRETAEGLQPLPAIEIDFVKGHEFDFSARYTAEYVGLRKLDVDPDVLDAIGQTAVAVHEILGLRDLSRTDFIVEPDGSFVVLEAAITPGATETSVMPFACTEAGTTLGAELSALIDRALAR from the coding sequence GTGCCAGGACCCGTCGCCGTCATCGCAGGCGGCCTCTCCCACGAGCGTGACGTCTCGCTCGCCAGTGGCCGCAACATCGTCCGTGAGCTGCGCGCCGCGGGCATCGAAGTGACGTCGTACGACTTCGACCGCAACCTGCTGCACCACCTCGAGCGGGACAAGGTCGTCGCGGCCGTCCCCACGCTGCACGGGCAGTTCGGCGAGGACGGCGAGATCCAGACCCTGCTCGAGCTGATCGGCCTGCCGTACGTCGGCTCCGAGTCCCGCGCCTGCCGCGTGGCCTACGACAAGGGCTCGTCGCGTGAGCTCCTCCACCGCGCCGGCATCCCCGTGCCGGACTCGGTCGGCCTCTCGGCCCAGACCTTCCGCGACATCGGCGCCGTGGCGCTGATGGAGCACGTGATGGACCGGCTCGGCACTCGCGTCGTGGTCAAGCCCACCCGCGGTGGCTCAGCCCTGGGCGTCACCGGCGTCGACGGCCTCACCGAGCTGCCGTCGGCCCTCGTCGGCACCTACGCCTACTACGACGAGGCGCTGATCGAGCGCTTCTACCCGGGCGTCAACGTCTCCGTCGTCGTCCGCGAGACCGCCGAGGGCCTGCAGCCGCTGCCGGCGATCGAGATCGACTTCGTGAAGGGTCACGAGTTCGACTTCTCCGCCCGCTACACCGCCGAGTACGTCGGCCTGCGGAAGCTCGACGTCGACCCGGACGTGCTCGACGCGATCGGGCAGACCGCCGTGGCGGTCCACGAGATCCTCGGCCTGCGCGACCTCTCCCGGACCGACTTCATCGTCGAGCCCGACGGCTCGTTCGTCGTCCTCGAGGCCGCCATCACGCCCGGCGCCACCGAGACGTCCGTCATGCCCTTCGCCTGTACCGAGGCCGGCACGACGCTCGGCGCCGAACTGAGTGCGCTGATCGACCGCGCCCTCGCCCGCTGA
- a CDS encoding D-alanine--D-alanine ligase family protein encodes MTPKIRVALLFGGRSGEHPVSIVTAAGVMGAMDPERYDVVPIGITRTGQWVVGTDNLAAAALTGGTLPEVTSASGAEVVFAGSGGASSLQVLEPGQVPVELGSVDVVFPVLHGPFGEDGTIQGLLELADVPYVGAGVLASAVGMDKEFMKLVFAGRGLPVGPFLTVRPREWAESRADVLAAARELSLPLFVKPARAGSSLGVTRVDSYDDLESAVEEAQRHDPKVLIEQGLEGREIECAVLGGRGGSAPRASVPGEIVVDHDQADFYDFEAKYVSATEARTEAPANLPAEVASRVQEVAVAAFEAIGAEGLSRVDVFVTEEGDVTINEINTMPGFTPISMYPKMWEASGLSYAELIDELIALALERPRGLR; translated from the coding sequence GTGACCCCGAAGATCCGTGTCGCGCTGCTCTTCGGAGGCCGCTCCGGCGAGCACCCGGTCTCGATCGTCACCGCCGCCGGCGTGATGGGTGCGATGGACCCGGAGAGGTACGACGTCGTACCGATCGGCATCACGAGGACCGGGCAGTGGGTCGTCGGCACCGACAACCTCGCCGCTGCCGCGCTCACCGGCGGCACGCTCCCCGAGGTGACTTCGGCGTCGGGTGCCGAGGTCGTGTTCGCCGGCTCGGGCGGCGCCTCGAGCCTCCAGGTCCTCGAGCCCGGGCAGGTGCCTGTCGAGCTCGGCTCCGTCGACGTCGTCTTTCCCGTCCTGCACGGGCCCTTCGGTGAGGACGGCACCATCCAGGGGCTCCTCGAGCTGGCCGACGTTCCCTACGTGGGCGCGGGCGTGCTCGCCTCGGCGGTCGGCATGGACAAGGAGTTCATGAAGCTCGTCTTCGCCGGCCGCGGCCTGCCGGTCGGGCCGTTCCTCACGGTGCGGCCGCGGGAGTGGGCCGAGTCGCGTGCCGACGTCCTGGCTGCCGCGCGGGAGCTGTCACTGCCGCTCTTCGTGAAGCCCGCCCGCGCCGGCTCCTCCCTCGGAGTCACCCGCGTCGACTCGTACGACGACCTCGAGTCCGCCGTCGAGGAGGCCCAACGCCACGATCCGAAGGTGCTCATCGAGCAGGGACTCGAGGGTCGCGAGATCGAATGCGCCGTGCTCGGCGGCCGCGGCGGATCGGCCCCGCGCGCGTCGGTGCCCGGCGAGATCGTCGTCGACCACGACCAGGCCGACTTCTACGACTTCGAGGCGAAGTACGTCTCCGCCACCGAGGCCCGGACCGAGGCACCTGCCAACCTGCCCGCCGAGGTGGCCTCACGAGTTCAGGAGGTGGCCGTCGCGGCCTTCGAGGCGATCGGTGCCGAGGGCCTTTCGCGCGTCGACGTCTTCGTGACCGAGGAAGGTGACGTGACGATCAACGAGATCAACACCATGCCGGGCTTCACCCCGATATCGATGTACCCGAAGATGTGGGAGGCCAGTGGTCTCAGCTATGCCGAGCTCATCGACGAGCTGATCGCGCTCGCCCTCGAGCGCCCCCGCGGCCTGCGCTGA
- a CDS encoding UDP-N-acetylmuramoyl-tripeptide--D-alanyl-D-alanine ligase, with product MIPLHLEDLATIVGGKVHGAEGPVEITAPAVLDGRQAEPGGLFVAFAGEYVDGHEYADQAAAAGAVAVIGSRPTSLPTVVVDDVQVALQALAAHVLRELRATGDLTVLGLTGSQGKTSTKDLLSGVLTQGGATIATLGSFNNELGVPLTILRADASTRFLALEMGARGIGHIADLTAIAPLDVAIVLNVGEAHLGEFGSREAIVRAKSELVQGLVPGGTAVLNADDPRVIAMRAHTDGPVLTFGTAEHADVRVEALQLDRLGRPTFQLHARGERVDVSLPVVGAHQAFNAAAAAAAGLAVGVPLQASAEALSHAALSKWRMELHELGRGITLLNDSYNANPDSMRAALDALVSIEPTDGGRRIAVLGPMLELGESSQEAHRGIGEYAVGRADLVLVIGEGASEIAEGAVGGTSFAITAADNAEAIAWLKAQLQPGDVVLVKASRGARLDEVAAALS from the coding sequence ATGATCCCGCTCCATCTCGAGGACCTCGCCACCATCGTCGGAGGAAAGGTCCACGGGGCTGAGGGGCCGGTCGAGATCACGGCACCAGCCGTGCTCGACGGCCGGCAGGCCGAGCCCGGCGGCCTCTTCGTCGCCTTCGCCGGGGAGTACGTCGACGGGCACGAGTACGCCGATCAGGCCGCTGCAGCGGGCGCTGTCGCCGTAATCGGAAGCCGGCCGACCTCCCTGCCCACCGTCGTCGTGGACGACGTCCAGGTGGCCCTCCAGGCACTGGCCGCCCATGTCCTCCGCGAGCTGCGGGCGACCGGTGACCTGACGGTGCTGGGCCTGACCGGCTCACAGGGGAAGACCTCCACCAAGGACCTGCTCAGCGGTGTACTGACCCAGGGCGGCGCGACGATCGCCACGCTCGGCTCCTTCAACAACGAGCTCGGCGTGCCGCTGACCATCCTGCGGGCCGACGCGAGTACCCGCTTCCTCGCCCTCGAGATGGGCGCGCGGGGTATCGGCCACATCGCCGACCTCACCGCGATCGCCCCGCTCGACGTGGCGATCGTCCTCAACGTCGGCGAGGCGCATCTCGGTGAGTTCGGCTCTCGCGAGGCGATCGTGCGGGCGAAGAGTGAGCTTGTGCAAGGACTGGTGCCCGGCGGCACGGCAGTGCTCAACGCCGACGACCCGCGCGTCATCGCGATGCGTGCCCACACCGACGGCCCCGTCCTGACCTTCGGCACGGCCGAGCACGCCGACGTCCGCGTCGAGGCGCTGCAGCTCGACCGCCTCGGGCGCCCGACCTTCCAGCTGCACGCGCGCGGCGAGCGCGTCGACGTGTCACTCCCGGTCGTGGGAGCCCATCAGGCCTTCAACGCGGCGGCTGCGGCTGCCGCGGGGCTCGCCGTCGGCGTACCCCTGCAGGCGTCGGCCGAGGCGCTGAGCCATGCGGCGCTGTCGAAGTGGCGGATGGAGCTCCACGAGCTCGGCCGCGGCATCACGCTGCTCAACGACTCCTACAACGCGAACCCTGACTCGATGCGGGCCGCCCTCGACGCACTGGTGTCGATCGAGCCCACCGACGGCGGCCGTCGGATCGCCGTGCTCGGGCCGATGCTTGAGCTCGGGGAGTCGTCGCAGGAGGCACACCGCGGGATCGGGGAGTACGCCGTCGGGCGGGCCGACCTCGTCCTCGTGATCGGTGAAGGCGCGAGCGAGATCGCCGAGGGCGCCGTCGGTGGGACGTCGTTCGCGATCACCGCGGCGGACAACGCCGAGGCCATCGCGTGGCTGAAGGCCCAGTTGCAGCCTGGCGACGTGGTGCTGGTCAAGGCCTCGCGCGGGGCGCGCCTCGACGAGGTCGCCGCCGCCCTGTCCTAG
- a CDS encoding trans-sulfuration enzyme family protein, which produces MAESPESPETHALKPETIAVQAGRPVHEPDQPLNVPISMASTYVGGGDKEYGRYTNDAWVAFESALGALEHGEALTFSSGQAATATILDLVNDSTVVCGQAYLGTTGQLADLEARGRLRTKLVDISDTESVIAALDDDTAILWIESPTNPEMQLADLPALIAAAHERDIRVVVDNTLATPILQQPLLLGADIVLHSVTKYLAGHSDVNLGALVVRDPDLFSVLKGRRDLIGAIPGPFEVWLALRGLRTLPLRVRAASANAAELARRLEEHPAIDEVRYPGTGAMLAVVLPTAEAAELLTHSTTLWVHATSLGGVESTFERRRRWKGESTDVPEGLVRLSVGIEDVDDLWMDLQQALSSVGLPR; this is translated from the coding sequence ATGGCCGAGTCACCCGAGTCACCCGAGACACACGCGCTCAAGCCGGAGACCATCGCCGTGCAGGCGGGCCGCCCCGTGCACGAGCCCGACCAGCCGCTCAACGTGCCGATCTCCATGGCCTCGACGTACGTCGGTGGGGGCGACAAGGAGTACGGCCGCTACACGAACGACGCCTGGGTGGCCTTCGAGTCGGCGCTCGGCGCGCTCGAGCACGGCGAGGCGCTCACCTTCTCCAGCGGGCAGGCCGCGACCGCCACGATCCTGGACCTCGTCAACGACTCCACCGTCGTGTGTGGTCAGGCCTATCTCGGTACGACGGGACAGCTGGCCGACCTCGAGGCGCGTGGCCGTCTGCGGACGAAGCTCGTGGACATCAGCGACACGGAGTCCGTGATCGCCGCGCTGGACGACGACACGGCGATCCTCTGGATCGAGTCCCCGACCAACCCCGAGATGCAGCTCGCCGACCTGCCTGCCCTGATCGCCGCCGCGCACGAGCGCGACATCCGCGTGGTCGTCGACAACACGCTCGCGACGCCGATCCTCCAGCAGCCGCTGCTCCTCGGCGCCGACATCGTCCTGCACTCGGTCACGAAGTACCTGGCGGGCCACTCCGACGTGAACCTCGGTGCGCTGGTCGTCCGAGATCCCGACCTCTTCAGCGTCCTCAAGGGGCGCCGCGACCTGATCGGCGCCATCCCCGGGCCGTTCGAGGTCTGGCTCGCGCTGCGGGGGCTGCGGACCCTGCCGTTGCGGGTCCGCGCGGCTTCGGCGAACGCCGCCGAGCTCGCTCGCCGTCTCGAGGAGCACCCGGCGATCGACGAGGTCCGCTATCCGGGTACCGGAGCGATGCTGGCCGTCGTACTCCCGACGGCCGAGGCCGCCGAACTGCTCACCCACTCCACGACGCTGTGGGTGCACGCCACCTCACTCGGCGGCGTGGAGTCGACCTTCGAGCGCCGCCGTCGATGGAAGGGCGAATCGACCGACGTCCCCGAGGGCCTCGTCCGACTCAGCGTCGGCATCGAGGACGTCGACGACCTGTGGATGGACCTCCAGCAGGCGTTGAGCTCAGTCGGTCTGCCGCGCTGA
- a CDS encoding NAD(P)H-dependent glycerol-3-phosphate dehydrogenase — protein sequence MISTAPGRVAVFGAGSWGTAFSIVLADAGNDVTMWARREELAASINATHTNADYLPDLELPSTITATHDPARALEGADVVVLAVPSQSLRDNLTEWAPLFDDQQIFVSLMKGVELGTLDRMSEVIAELTSAAPERIAVISGPNLAKPIAAREPAASTVACADEDVAKALQARVHSPAFRPYTSADVVGCEIGGAYKNVVAIATGMAVGLGFGDNTTATVITRGLAETARLGMQLGANPMTFMGLAGLGDLVATCSSPLSRNRTFGEKLGQGMSVEDVVAQTRQVAEGAKSCASLRALAAKAGIDHPLVAAVDDVIAGRVTPAALMDAMLERPTKSETD from the coding sequence GTGATCAGCACCGCACCCGGCCGGGTCGCGGTCTTCGGCGCCGGCTCCTGGGGGACCGCCTTCTCGATCGTCCTCGCCGATGCGGGCAACGACGTCACGATGTGGGCCCGGCGTGAGGAGCTCGCGGCCTCGATCAACGCGACCCACACCAACGCCGACTACCTCCCCGACCTCGAGCTTCCCTCGACCATCACCGCCACCCACGACCCCGCCCGGGCCCTCGAGGGAGCCGACGTCGTCGTGCTGGCCGTGCCGAGCCAGTCGCTGCGGGACAACCTCACCGAGTGGGCGCCGCTCTTCGACGACCAGCAGATCTTCGTCTCGCTGATGAAGGGCGTGGAGCTCGGCACTCTCGACCGGATGAGCGAGGTCATCGCCGAGCTCACCAGTGCCGCGCCCGAGCGCATCGCGGTCATCAGCGGGCCCAACCTGGCCAAGCCGATCGCTGCACGCGAGCCGGCCGCCTCGACGGTCGCGTGCGCGGACGAGGACGTGGCCAAGGCACTTCAGGCCCGCGTCCACAGCCCGGCGTTCCGGCCCTACACGTCGGCCGACGTGGTCGGCTGCGAGATCGGCGGCGCCTACAAGAACGTCGTGGCGATCGCCACCGGCATGGCTGTCGGGCTCGGCTTCGGTGACAACACCACCGCCACGGTCATCACCCGCGGCCTCGCCGAGACCGCACGCCTCGGCATGCAGCTCGGCGCGAACCCGATGACCTTCATGGGCCTCGCGGGCCTCGGCGACCTCGTCGCCACCTGCTCCTCGCCGCTCTCGCGGAACCGCACCTTCGGCGAGAAGCTCGGCCAGGGCATGAGTGTCGAGGACGTCGTCGCCCAGACCCGTCAGGTGGCCGAGGGCGCGAAGTCCTGCGCCTCACTGCGTGCCCTCGCCGCGAAGGCCGGCATCGACCACCCGCTCGTCGCCGCCGTCGACGACGTCATCGCCGGCCGAGTGACGCCCGCCGCGCTGATGGACGCGATGCTCGAGCGCCCGACGAAGTCAGAGACCGACTGA
- a CDS encoding lysophospholipid acyltransferase family protein, with amino-acid sequence MGKFRKPQQPIGPTYRAVEPIIMGFLKATTRPEWIDGHKIPATGGVILALNHVSHIDPLSAARLTWDWGRQSHYLAKSTLFKNKQFGRFLRSAGQIPVERAAGGLGALQEAIKAVNDGHLIVVYVEGSITKDPDGWPMVGKSGAARIALETGAPVIPVGQWGAQFLLNGYEKKFAPVPRKTIKMKVGDPVDLSDLQGRPQTRELLDTATQRIMQAIVRLVADLRGEEPPATLFDPKTAGVGRTGNPHKKKLA; translated from the coding sequence GTGGGTAAGTTCCGGAAACCGCAGCAGCCGATCGGACCGACGTACCGTGCTGTCGAGCCGATCATCATGGGATTCCTCAAGGCGACGACGCGGCCGGAATGGATCGACGGGCACAAGATCCCGGCCACGGGCGGCGTGATCCTGGCCCTCAACCACGTCTCCCACATCGACCCGCTCTCGGCGGCCCGCCTGACGTGGGACTGGGGTCGCCAGTCGCACTACCTCGCCAAGTCGACGCTCTTCAAGAACAAGCAGTTCGGGAGGTTCCTCCGCTCGGCCGGCCAGATCCCGGTCGAGCGCGCCGCAGGTGGCCTCGGTGCCCTGCAGGAGGCCATCAAGGCGGTGAATGACGGCCACCTGATCGTCGTGTACGTCGAGGGCTCGATCACCAAGGACCCGGACGGTTGGCCCATGGTGGGCAAGAGCGGTGCGGCGCGGATCGCTCTGGAGACCGGGGCGCCGGTCATCCCCGTCGGCCAGTGGGGCGCGCAGTTCCTGCTCAACGGCTACGAGAAGAAGTTCGCGCCGGTCCCGCGCAAGACCATCAAGATGAAGGTCGGCGACCCGGTCGATCTCTCCGACCTCCAGGGCCGGCCGCAGACCCGCGAGCTGCTCGACACCGCGACCCAGCGGATCATGCAGGCCATCGTCCGCCTCGTCGCCGACCTGCGCGGTGAGGAGCCGCCGGCGACGCTCTTCGACCCGAAGACCGCCGGGGTGGGCCGGACCGGTAACCCGCACAAGAAGAAGCTCGCGTGA
- a CDS encoding 2-phospho-L-lactate guanylyltransferase produces the protein MPSHVVLLPVKPPARGKSRLVGVSDAVRRSLAEAFALDTAAACLAAPSVGAVLAVTDDADFSRQLIALGCAAIPDGVSDDLNGSLVQAAAEAARRWPDLIPAALCGDLPALSPTDLDAALTMAIPLVEQGIPAYVADAVGLGTTLFTAPRERFAPRFGLNSRMLHDEIGAVPIEGELATLRRDVDDLDDLEAAAQLGLGIRTSAVLREMNRETQNGPSPQG, from the coding sequence GTGCCCTCCCACGTCGTGCTCCTCCCGGTGAAGCCGCCAGCCCGCGGCAAGTCGCGTCTCGTCGGCGTCAGCGACGCCGTCCGACGGAGCCTCGCGGAGGCGTTCGCGCTCGACACCGCAGCCGCCTGCCTGGCGGCTCCGTCGGTGGGCGCCGTACTCGCCGTGACCGACGACGCGGACTTCTCCCGCCAGCTCATCGCCCTGGGCTGCGCCGCGATCCCCGACGGTGTCAGCGACGACCTCAACGGCTCGCTCGTCCAGGCAGCTGCGGAAGCCGCCCGACGCTGGCCGGACCTCATTCCTGCAGCGCTGTGCGGTGACCTTCCGGCGCTCTCCCCCACCGATCTCGATGCCGCCCTCACAATGGCGATCCCCCTCGTGGAGCAGGGCATCCCGGCGTACGTCGCCGACGCGGTCGGCCTCGGGACGACTCTCTTCACTGCGCCCCGTGAGCGGTTCGCTCCGCGCTTCGGTCTCAACTCGCGGATGCTGCACGACGAGATCGGCGCGGTCCCGATCGAGGGAGAGCTCGCGACGCTTCGCCGCGACGTCGACGATCTCGACGACCTGGAGGCCGCAGCCCAACTGGGGCTGGGGATCCGCACGTCCGCGGTGCTCCGGGAGATGAATCGGGAAACGCAGAACGGGCCATCCCCGCAGGGATGA